The Methanobacterium lacus genome includes a region encoding these proteins:
- a CDS encoding MATE family efflux transporter — protein MENNEPLQSSPNLPTEDDKTEGVSTILGDPKKALIKLSGPMIIAMILMSLYNVVNAVWVAGLGGDALAAVGFVTPLFMMFMGLSNGLGAGAASAISRYIGEDNKKSVNNAAMHSVIITIGISVILSVVLLIFLKPLLLLFGAGSTLNLAVEYGQIIIGGTILSLFVGASYGILRAEGDVKRTMYAMVLSSVVNMILDPILIYWAGWGISGAAWGTIISTALVAIILLYWLFIKKDTYVSLTLKDFKPDLKVTKNILSVGLPASVEFFVMSILAIFLNILLVKVAGTDAVAVYNTGWRVVMISMSPIIGVGLSVVTIVGASYGAKKYGNISMIHNYSVKIGLVVSSIICVLIYLLAPYIAMLFTYSSTSAYLEPAIASFLQVMCLFFIFLPLGIMSSSAFQGVGKGTTSLILTVLREVVFVVLSAYILAITLGWGENGVWWGIVIGGLLGGLVAYAAARIYIKGLNHDKNTGIHEDIILAD, from the coding sequence ATGGAAAATAATGAACCTTTACAATCATCACCCAATCTCCCAACTGAAGATGATAAAACAGAGGGAGTTTCAACAATATTAGGAGACCCTAAAAAGGCATTGATTAAACTTTCAGGACCCATGATCATTGCCATGATCCTAATGTCACTCTACAACGTGGTTAACGCAGTATGGGTTGCAGGTCTGGGCGGAGATGCACTGGCTGCAGTGGGATTTGTAACTCCATTATTCATGATGTTTATGGGTTTAAGTAATGGTCTAGGTGCAGGTGCTGCATCGGCAATATCTCGTTACATAGGAGAGGACAACAAAAAATCTGTAAACAACGCTGCAATGCACTCGGTAATTATTACCATAGGTATTTCAGTAATTCTGTCCGTGGTTTTGTTAATATTTCTTAAACCGCTACTCTTACTGTTTGGTGCTGGAAGCACATTGAATCTTGCAGTGGAGTACGGACAAATAATCATAGGTGGAACTATTTTATCGCTGTTTGTAGGGGCATCCTACGGTATACTTCGTGCAGAAGGTGATGTTAAAAGAACCATGTATGCCATGGTACTCTCCTCTGTTGTGAACATGATCCTTGATCCCATACTCATTTACTGGGCAGGATGGGGTATCTCAGGAGCAGCATGGGGCACCATAATATCCACAGCATTGGTGGCCATCATCCTATTATACTGGCTATTTATAAAGAAAGACACCTATGTTTCACTCACGTTAAAGGACTTTAAACCCGATTTAAAGGTTACTAAAAATATTCTGAGCGTGGGATTACCAGCAAGTGTGGAGTTCTTTGTTATGTCCATCCTTGCAATATTCCTGAATATTTTACTGGTTAAAGTTGCAGGAACAGATGCAGTTGCAGTTTACAACACAGGTTGGAGGGTTGTAATGATTTCCATGTCACCAATAATAGGAGTTGGATTATCGGTGGTAACCATCGTTGGTGCATCCTACGGAGCCAAAAAATATGGAAACATATCAATGATACACAACTACTCTGTGAAGATCGGACTCGTTGTATCTTCGATCATCTGTGTTCTGATATATCTACTTGCACCTTACATCGCCATGCTTTTTACCTACAGCTCTACAAGTGCCTATCTAGAACCTGCAATTGCATCGTTTCTCCAGGTAATGTGTCTGTTCTTCATATTCCTACCATTGGGAATAATGTCCAGCTCAGCATTCCAAGGAGTTGGGAAGGGAACCACATCCCTCATATTAACAGTGCTCAGGGAAGTTGTATTTGTCGTTTTAAGTGCATACATCCTGGCAATCACCCTTGGTTGGGGAGAAAACGGAGTGTGGTGGGGAATTGTAATAGGAGGTCTATTAGGAGGTTTAGTAGCCTATGCAGCTGCACGTATCTATATCAAAGGGTTAAACCACGATAAAAATACTGGAATCCATGAAGATATAATATTAGCTGATTAA
- a CDS encoding putative immunity protein, with translation MRDKRFVSQHRGGPLTREQHFQLIQWACEVAQHVLYLYGETTNPRLLNALKVANDWKEGKASVGDARYASVDAIKVANEASNTVQTMVARSVGHAVATAHMADHSIVAAWYALKAVKIADKSVDNERIWQNNQLPPKIKELVLSARMDSKFEKI, from the coding sequence ATGCGGGATAAAAGGTTTGTTTCCCAACATCGGGGCGGGCCACTAACAAGGGAACAGCACTTCCAGCTGATTCAATGGGCCTGTGAAGTAGCTCAACATGTGCTGTACCTGTATGGTGAAACTACTAATCCTAGGCTTCTTAATGCGTTGAAAGTTGCTAACGATTGGAAGGAAGGAAAGGCTTCAGTTGGTGATGCTAGATATGCTTCGGTAGATGCAATTAAGGTTGCAAATGAAGCTTCAAATACTGTCCAAACCATGGTGGCTAGATCTGTTGGACACGCAGTTGCAACTGCCCACATGGCAGACCACTCCATAGTTGCAGCTTGGTATGCACTGAAAGCAGTAAAAATTGCGGATAAATCTGTAGATAATGAGAGAATATGGCAGAATAATCAACTACCCCCTAAAATTAAGGAGCTTGTCTTATCAGCAAGGATGGATAGTAAATTTGAAAAAATATGA
- a CDS encoding bile acid:sodium symporter family protein, which yields MEVILQQLASFSVLIYIVSTMLSMGLKFFPKQFFEPLKDKSLVLKSLAANFVVLPVVTYIILQLIPLQQGLAIGLVLMAAGAGSPFMLKLVQFMKADMAFAVGLMLILSTVTLIYMPLLLSLLIPGVSVNPLSIAGSLLGLIFVPLIVGTVLKLKYTKLAATIQPIFNRLSNIFIFMVVVLYLGLNYQDFITVFGTGALVAALMFVTAAFVVGYLLGGPSKNTRSVLGMGTAIRNSSAAFVVAVTNFSSEYDVMAMIIVVYMLSIILMFIISSSMGRGSKVLEVA from the coding sequence ATGGAAGTTATACTCCAACAGTTGGCAAGTTTCAGTGTTCTAATCTATATTGTTTCAACCATGCTTTCAATGGGACTGAAATTTTTTCCTAAACAGTTCTTCGAACCTTTGAAGGATAAAAGTCTGGTTTTAAAGTCTTTAGCAGCTAACTTCGTGGTGCTGCCTGTTGTGACATACATCATTTTACAGTTAATTCCATTACAACAGGGACTTGCAATTGGCTTGGTTTTGATGGCTGCAGGAGCAGGTTCGCCGTTCATGTTGAAGTTGGTACAGTTTATGAAGGCAGACATGGCCTTTGCAGTGGGATTGATGTTGATATTATCCACAGTAACTCTTATCTACATGCCGCTACTGCTATCACTACTCATACCTGGTGTTTCTGTAAATCCCCTTTCAATTGCAGGTTCCCTTCTGGGTTTGATATTTGTACCCCTGATAGTTGGAACAGTTTTGAAGTTGAAGTACACAAAACTCGCGGCAACCATCCAACCCATCTTCAACAGGCTTTCCAACATATTTATATTCATGGTGGTGGTTCTCTACCTTGGACTCAACTACCAAGACTTCATAACAGTGTTTGGTACAGGTGCACTAGTTGCAGCTTTGATGTTTGTAACAGCTGCCTTTGTAGTAGGATATTTACTTGGTGGTCCTTCTAAAAATACGAGATCTGTACTGGGTATGGGAACAGCCATAAGAAATTCATCTGCAGCCTTCGTGGTGGCTGTAACTAATTTCAGTTCGGAGTACGATGTCATGGCCATGATAATTGTGGTTTACATGTTAAGCATAATTCTCATGTTCATAATCTCAAGCTCAATGGGCAGGGGATCCAAAGTGTTGGAAGTAGCATGA
- a CDS encoding PsbP-related protein: MQKKYIGLILTISIIVILSVGYITLNTFGVSDSSFISGSGSSSGSVTSVDMDGNTYSGDGVSFDIPSHWQVYKVVDGTNININIVKNYSDTTQITIVIAPNPKGLSNQELIDSIKDPVNEGDGNWVKISNNTTSINGTTAYENTYTVSNLSQFKGSLIIKEINFIKNGYTYGFTFQAPVNEFNNEQTNFNITLNSFKIYN, encoded by the coding sequence ATGCAAAAAAAATATATTGGCCTAATATTAACTATTTCGATTATCGTTATTTTGTCAGTGGGATATATAACCCTTAATACGTTTGGGGTTTCTGATTCTAGTTTTATTTCTGGTTCTGGTTCTAGTTCTGGTTCTGTTACAAGTGTGGATATGGATGGAAATACTTATTCTGGAGATGGAGTTAGTTTTGATATTCCATCTCATTGGCAGGTATATAAAGTGGTGGATGGAACTAACATCAACATAAATATTGTTAAAAATTATTCCGACACAACACAAATAACAATTGTAATAGCTCCCAACCCAAAAGGATTGTCAAACCAAGAACTAATTGATTCAATCAAGGATCCAGTGAATGAAGGTGATGGTAACTGGGTAAAAATCTCAAACAATACAACTTCAATCAACGGTACCACTGCATATGAAAATACCTATACTGTCTCTAACTTATCACAATTCAAAGGATCACTAATAATTAAAGAGATAAACTTCATAAAAAATGGTTACACTTATGGATTTACCTTCCAAGCACCAGTAAACGAATTCAATAACGAACAAACAAACTTCAACATAACACTCAACAGCTTCAAAATCTACAATTAA
- a CDS encoding DUF4013 domain-containing protein: MNLKEVVIDAVKYPFLSVKNVLILFIFILIGFFVVLTSFFVNGYGYRIIKSSIVGEDEPPVFNRLGGMFLDGVKVFMVSFGYAIPVVVMIIIYLAAFVSSVMSYPNNTSIFVKFGGVGIVVAIVSTVYSIIITPIFAMALVYMADNNDQFSAAFRFREILNKIKNLGWKKLIIWYLTILLASIITIELVVVSTFISNMLNLPVQLLSAFIFTILFMYICRSTALFYTSDSPGYLVCEQCGGYYKLKSGESPEDFDTCECGGKLIYAASNPNLNESEESITNETVNRGIFGLSKIKKNKDSIILIGIVVLSILAIPVLIHSTQNQTPTNYTLLASYNVNNLTNGSKGVNIPQGTKNIKVDYNISWVDPGDLSSYFNLNAYDVYIGEGATAGMLNRVSNKELNLKKGQNKTGTYYFNKPPVKSIKLYGNGIQGTVNIYTSQ; encoded by the coding sequence ATGAACTTAAAAGAGGTAGTCATCGATGCCGTGAAATATCCTTTTTTAAGTGTTAAGAATGTTCTGATTCTGTTCATTTTTATTTTAATTGGATTTTTCGTCGTATTAACTTCCTTTTTTGTGAATGGTTATGGTTATAGGATAATTAAGTCATCAATTGTTGGTGAAGATGAACCTCCGGTATTTAATCGTTTGGGAGGTATGTTTTTAGATGGTGTTAAAGTATTCATGGTCAGTTTTGGCTATGCAATTCCTGTTGTTGTGATGATAATTATTTATTTAGCAGCATTTGTTTCGTCTGTAATGAGTTATCCAAATAACACATCAATATTTGTTAAATTTGGAGGGGTGGGAATTGTTGTTGCAATTGTATCTACTGTCTATTCAATCATAATTACTCCGATATTTGCCATGGCTTTAGTGTATATGGCAGATAATAATGACCAATTTAGTGCTGCTTTTAGATTCCGTGAAATACTTAACAAAATTAAAAATTTGGGCTGGAAAAAACTTATAATATGGTATTTAACCATACTCCTTGCTAGTATTATAACAATAGAATTAGTTGTGGTATCAACATTCATTTCAAACATGCTTAATTTGCCAGTTCAGTTGTTATCTGCGTTTATCTTTACAATTCTGTTTATGTATATTTGCAGATCAACAGCATTGTTTTATACTTCTGATAGTCCGGGATATTTAGTATGTGAACAATGTGGGGGATACTACAAATTGAAGTCTGGAGAATCTCCTGAAGATTTTGATACCTGTGAATGTGGAGGAAAATTAATATATGCAGCATCAAATCCAAATCTAAATGAATCTGAAGAGTCCATAACTAACGAAACTGTCAATAGGGGTATTTTTGGATTATCAAAAATTAAGAAGAATAAAGACTCAATAATATTAATTGGTATTGTTGTGCTTTCAATATTAGCCATACCAGTGCTTATACATTCAACACAAAATCAAACACCTACAAATTACACATTACTTGCATCATACAATGTGAATAATCTGACTAATGGAAGCAAAGGAGTTAATATACCTCAAGGAACTAAGAATATCAAAGTTGACTATAACATATCTTGGGTAGATCCAGGAGATCTTAGTAGTTATTTTAATTTAAATGCATATGACGTTTATATTGGGGAAGGTGCAACCGCTGGAATGTTAAACAGGGTTTCTAACAAAGAACTTAACCTAAAAAAAGGGCAAAATAAAACAGGAACTTACTACTTTAACAAACCACCTGTAAAAAGCATAAAACTATATGGAAATGGAATACAAGGAACAGTCAACATCTACACATCACAATAA
- a CDS encoding tetratricopeptide repeat protein, with translation MGLFNRSKKKLLFKEVKNFFKEGNYQEALEKNDKFLEIDSKNETAWIYNGLIYEKLEQYPEAIESYDKALEINPKNALTWFYKGLILTNLEKFSEAIESYNTSIKYDSKIIGSWINKGVLLNELGNYQEAIECQNKVLELDPQNETAWINKGLILEELGKYSEAIECFENVIRINPKNLDSLFKKGVLLGNLKNYQEAINCYNKVLERDPKNADSWNNKGATQAMLGKKDEALKSYDKALEINPKEADTWNNKALILSNQEKYQKSIELYDISIEIDPNFNDAWHNKGVALKALGKHEEALKCFDKVLELDPTDEKAKRLKNEILSSKF, from the coding sequence ATGGGTTTGTTTAATAGATCAAAGAAAAAGTTGTTGTTTAAAGAGGTTAAAAATTTTTTTAAAGAAGGTAATTATCAGGAAGCCTTGGAAAAAAATGATAAGTTCCTTGAGATAGATTCAAAAAACGAAACTGCCTGGATTTACAATGGCTTGATATATGAAAAGCTTGAACAATATCCAGAAGCTATAGAAAGCTATGATAAAGCACTGGAAATAAATCCAAAAAATGCCCTTACATGGTTCTATAAAGGTTTAATATTAACAAATCTTGAGAAATTTTCTGAAGCTATTGAAAGTTACAATACATCCATTAAATATGATTCAAAAATTATAGGGTCTTGGATAAACAAAGGTGTGCTTTTAAATGAGTTAGGAAATTATCAAGAAGCTATTGAGTGCCAAAATAAGGTTTTAGAATTGGATCCACAGAATGAAACAGCATGGATAAATAAAGGTTTAATATTAGAAGAGCTTGGAAAATATTCAGAAGCGATTGAATGCTTCGAAAATGTTATTAGGATCAATCCCAAAAATTTAGATTCTTTGTTTAAAAAAGGCGTACTTTTAGGTAACTTAAAAAATTATCAAGAAGCTATAAATTGCTATAATAAAGTTTTAGAACGGGATCCAAAAAATGCAGATTCATGGAACAATAAAGGAGCAACACAAGCTATGCTTGGAAAAAAAGATGAAGCACTAAAGTCTTATGACAAAGCACTAGAAATAAATCCAAAAGAAGCTGACACATGGAATAATAAAGCTCTTATTTTAAGTAACCAAGAAAAATATCAAAAATCAATAGAACTTTATGATATATCTATCGAAATTGATCCAAATTTTAACGATGCATGGCATAATAAAGGCGTAGCTTTAAAAGCACTTGGGAAACATGAAGAGGCCCTAAAATGTTTTGATAAAGTATTAGAGTTAGATCCAACCGATGAAAAGGCAAAAAGATTAAAAAATGAAATATTATCATCTAAATTTTAA